One window from the genome of Motacilla alba alba isolate MOTALB_02 unplaced genomic scaffold, Motacilla_alba_V1.0_pri HiC_scaffold_35, whole genome shotgun sequence encodes:
- the SLC22A6 gene encoding solute carrier family 22 member 6, with protein MSFVELLTRLGGMGRFQVTYVAALAVPLLMLASHNLLQNFTAGIPEHHCRPRPAANATAADVPLVVSIPWDGHRRPQSCRRYVEPQWHLLDVNGSANSTATEAATEPCHDGWTYLEGIFTDTIVTEWDLVCDSKKLRQVAQSIYMAGILLGSSLFGILSDKFGRRALLTWCYLQLGATGVGTAAAPSLLVYCVCRFLTGLAMAGVSLNSASLCMEWIPTEARAVVGTINGYCYTLGQFVLAAAAFGLPRWRQLQLTVSLPFFVFFFYSWLYVESARWQVTSGRADLALRGLRKVARINGRKEEGDKLSEEALRALVRREPPLPGGAVAALVRTPGMRTVSCGVSFVWFSTSFAYYGLAMDLQGFGFNVYLSQLVFGAVDIPAKLLSVLVISCLGRRLAQGGSLALAGLCILANIFVPGELQTLRMAFAVVGKGALAASFNCAYIFSGELFPTVIRQTGMGLGGTMARVGSMVAPLVRMLADVTPVLPLVIYGAAPIVSAIATCFLPETRNAPLPETVKDVERRAGHLEDDDVAVPLSSTKSKDGA; from the exons ATGTCCTTCGTGGAGCTGCTGACCCGCCTGGGCGGCATGGGCCGCTTCCAGGTGACCTACGTGGCCGCGCTGGCCGTCCCGCTGCTCATGCTGGCCAGCCACAACCTCCTGCAGAACTTCACCGCCGGCATCCCCGAGCACCActgccggccccggcccgcggccAACGCCACCGCGGCCGACGTCCCCCTGGTCGTGTCCATCCCCTGGGACGGCCACCGCCGGCCCCAGAGCTGTCGCCGCTACGTGGAGCCCCAGTGGCACCTCTTGGACGTCAACGGCTCGGCCAACAGCACGGCCACCGAGGCGGCCACCGAGCCGTGCCACGACGGCTGGACGTACCTGGAGGGCATCTTCACCGACACCATCGTCACCgag TGGGACCTGGTGTGTGACTCCAAGAAGCTGAGGCAGGTGGCCCAGTCCATCTACATGGCCGGgatcctgctgggctccagcctCTTCGGGATCCTCTCCGACAA GTTCGGGCGCCGGGCGCTGCTCACCTGGTGTTACCTGCAGCTGGGGGCGACGGGGGTGGGCACGGCCGCCGCCCCCTCCCTCCTGGTCTACTGCGTGTGCCGCTTCCTGACCGGGCTGGCCATGGCCGGCGTGTCGCTCAACTCCGCCTCCCTCT GCATGGAGTGGATCCCGACGGAGGCGCGGGCCGTGGTGGGGACCATCAATGGCTACTGCTACACCCTGGGCCAGTTCGTGCTGGCGGCCGCGGCCTTTGGGCTCCCGCGCTGGCGGCAGCTCCAGCTCAccgtgtccctgcccttctTCGTCTTCTTCTTCTACTCCTG GCTGTACGTGGAGTCGGCGCGCTGGCAGGTGACCTCGGGCAGAGCCGACCTGGCCCTGCGGGGGCTCCGCAAGGTCGCGCGGATCAAcggcaggaaggaggagggggacAAGCTCAGCGAGGAG GCGCTGCGGGCTCTGGtgcgccgggagccgccgctgccgggCGGGGCCGTGGCCGCGCTCGTCCGGACCCCCGGCATGAGGACGGTGTCGTGCGGGGTCTCCTTCGTCTG GTTCTCCACCAGCTTCGCCTACTACGGGCTGGCCATGGACCTGCAGGGCTTCGGCTTCAACGTGTACCTGAGCCAGCTGGTGTTCGGCGCCGTGGACATCCCGGCCAAGCTCCTGTCCGTGCTGGTCATCTCCTGCCTCGGCCGGCGCCTGGCCCAGGGCGGCTCCCTGGCGCTCGCCGGCCTCTGCATCCTGGCCAACATCTTCGTGCCCGGCG agctgcagacgCTGCGCATGGCCTTCGCCGTGGTCGGGAAGGGCGCCTTGGCCGCCTCCTTCAACTGCGCCTACATCTTCTCCGGAGAGCTCTTCCCCACCGTCATCAG GCAGACAGGGATGGGCCTGGGGGGCACCATGGCGCGCGTGGGGAGCATGGTGGCCCCCCTGGTGCGCATGCTGGCCGACGTGACCCCGGTGCTGCCCCTCGTCATCTACGGGGCCGCGCCCATCGTCTCGGCCATCGCCACCTGCTTCCTGCCCGAGACCCGCAACGCGCCCCTGCCCGAGACCGTCAAGGACGTGGAGAGGAG GGCGGGTCACCTCGAGGACGACGACGTCGCCGTCCCTCTGAGCAGCACCAAGAGCAAGGACGGCGCCTGA